The following are encoded in a window of Candidatus Methylomirabilota bacterium genomic DNA:
- a CDS encoding enoyl-CoA hydratase-related protein, with amino-acid sequence MPDRVVRYEAQDGVAFITLDRPDVLNAMNNQMRTELFEIFTRLRMDDAVKVVVVTGAGDRAFSAGADIREFLEPPTPTHFRESRRRLDFRSEMDRCSQPIIAAIRGFALGGGLEFALACDIRVAAEDAQLGLTEINLAIIPGGGGTQRLPRLVGRGKALEMVLTGMRVPAAEALRIGLVERVVPVTELMAAAQGLARDIAAKAPIALRYAKEAVVGGLGLPLQDGIRLENDLATLLRTTEDRVEGARAFVEKRKPKWSGR; translated from the coding sequence ATGCCGGATAGGGTGGTTCGCTACGAAGCGCAGGACGGCGTGGCCTTCATCACGCTCGATCGACCCGACGTGCTCAACGCCATGAACAACCAGATGCGCACCGAGCTCTTCGAGATCTTCACGCGCTTGCGCATGGACGATGCCGTCAAGGTGGTGGTGGTGACGGGCGCGGGCGATCGCGCCTTTTCCGCCGGCGCCGACATCCGCGAGTTCCTCGAGCCCCCGACACCCACCCACTTCCGCGAGTCGCGCAGGCGCCTCGACTTCCGGAGCGAGATGGACCGCTGCTCCCAGCCCATCATCGCGGCCATTCGCGGCTTCGCCCTGGGCGGCGGGCTCGAGTTCGCGCTGGCCTGCGATATCAGAGTGGCCGCGGAGGATGCCCAGCTCGGCCTGACTGAGATCAACCTCGCGATCATTCCCGGTGGGGGCGGCACGCAGCGGCTGCCTCGGCTGGTGGGGCGCGGCAAGGCGCTCGAGATGGTCCTGACGGGGATGCGCGTGCCCGCCGCCGAGGCCTTGAGAATCGGGCTGGTCGAGCGCGTGGTACCCGTGACCGAGCTGATGGCCGCCGCCCAGGGGCTGGCGCGCGACATCGCGGCCAAGGCTCCGATCGCGCTCCGTTACGCGAAGGAGGCGGTGGTCGGCGGCCTCGGATTACCCCTGCAAGACGGCATCAGGCTCGAGAACGATCTGGCCACGCTGCT